A window of Nicotiana tabacum cultivar K326 chromosome 24, ASM71507v2, whole genome shotgun sequence contains these coding sequences:
- the LOC107814688 gene encoding 31 kDa ribonucleoprotein, chloroplastic produces the protein MASSSVSSLHFLFVTPQTPSSLKPNSTLSFFSLPSSSLNLSLSSSSTGHSASIKPFESSFSTRVALSDFDQLEDDVEVAEQPRFSEDLKLFVGNLPFSVDSAALAGLFERAGNVEMVEVIYDKLTGRSRGFGFVTMSTKGEVEAAEQQFNGYEIDGRAIRVNAGPAPAKRENSSYGGGRGGNSSYGGGRDGNSSFGGARGGRSVDSSNRVYVGNLSWGVDDLALKELFSEQGNVVDAKVVYDRDSGRSRGFGFVTYSSAKEVNDAIDSLNGIDLDGRSIRVSAAEERPRRQF, from the exons ATGGCTTCTTCCTCAGTTTCTTCTCTCCATTTTCTCTTCGTCACCCCACAAACCCCTTCTTCTTTAAAACCAAATTCCACACTTTCCTTCTTCTCTCTCCCTTCTTCATCTCTGAACCtttctttatcttcttcttcaactGGTCATTCTGCTTCTATCAAACCTTTTGAATCTTCGTTCTCGACTCGCGTTGCCCTCTCTGACTTTGACCAATTGGAAGATGATGTTGAAGTAGCAGAACAACCCCGTTTTTCTGAAGACCTTAAACTCTTTGTTGGTAATTTGCCTTTCAGTGTTGACAGCGCTGCTCTTGCTGGCCTTTTCGAACGTGCTGGAAATGTCGAAATGGTTGAG gttatatatgacaAGCTCACTGGAAGAAGCAGAGGGTTTGGTTTTGTGACAATGTCTACCAAAGGGGAAGTCGAAGCTGCTGAACAACAATTCAATGGATAT GAAATTGACGGGAGGGCAATAAGGGTGAATGCGGGGCCAGCGCCAGCCAAAAGGGAGAATTCTTCATATGGAGGTGGACGGGGTGGAAATTCTTCATATGGAGGTGGACGGGATGGGAATTCTTCTTTTGGAGGTGCACGGGGTGGGAGAAGTGTTGACAGCAGCAATAGAGTATACGTAGGAAACCTCTCATGGGGTGTCGATGATCTAGCACTTAAAGAACTGTTCAGTGAGCAAGGCAATGTTGTGGATGCTAAAGTAGTCTATGATAGAGATAGTGGTAGATCAAGGGGCTTTGGATTTGTAACATACAGTTCGGCCAAAGAGGTCAACGATGCAATTGATAGCTTGAATGGTATT GACCTTGATGGCAGGTCCATACGCGTAAGTGCTGCTGAAGAACGGCCCAGGCGTCAATTCTGA
- the LOC107814686 gene encoding BTB/POZ domain-containing protein At5g03250-like, protein MAFVKLGSKSEAFRREGQAWHCTSGLPSDVTIEIGEMFFYLHKFPLISRSGLLAKLIKESSNDDGSVCVLQLSDIPGGAKAFELVAKFCYGVKIELTPLNIVSLRCASEYLQMTEETGDGNLITQTEAFLNDVFGNWTDTIKALETCEEVLPHAEELHIVSRCINSLAMKACTDTKLFNWPVSENGQEGTTGADIWNGISVEKRIQPLTDDWWYEDVSFLSLPLYKRLIQAVEAGGMRPENVAGALVFYAKKYIPLMNRQASFKDATSHTKSGSTISTPSEADQRVLLEEIMELLPNQKGVTETRFLLRLLRTAMMLQASPSCRENLERRVGLQLDQAALDDVLIPNMGYSVETLYDIDCFQRILDHFMSIDQASSAPSPCIIEESQLMEGSLPLTSLTKVSNLVDSYLAEVAPDVNFKFPKFQSLAATIPDFARPLSDGIYRAIDIYLKAHPWLTDSEREQICRLMNCQKLSLEACTHAAQNERLPLRVIVQVLFFEQLRLRTSISGWFFVSDNLDNSQSSIRRGNHDTNTANDRGSSIDDMRERVAELEKECNSMKQEFKKVVKTKKRWNVFCGKKSQCDLNTVKPCKIQPPPVNEHKNHKKGET, encoded by the exons ATGGCATTTGTGAAACTTGGCTCGAAATCTGAGGCCTTTCGTCGCGAAGGCCAAGCTTG GCATTGCACATCAGGCCTTCCTAGTGATGTTACAATTGAAATTGGAGAAATGTTCTTTTATCTACACAAG TTCCCATTGATATCAAGAAGTGGACTACTAGCAAAGCTAATTAAAGAATCATCGAACGACGACGGATCAGTTTGTGTTCTGCAGCTAAGTGACATACCTGGTGGTGCTAAAGCATTTGAACTAGTAGCCAAATTTTGTTATGGTGTAAAAATAGAACTTACACCTTTAAATATAGTTAGTCTAAGATGTGCATCAGAGTATTTGCAAATGACAGAAGAAACTGGAGATGGAAATCTCATTACACAAACAGAAGCTTTTCTTAATGATGTTTTTGGGAATTGGACAGACACAATAAAAGCTTTAGAAACATGTGAAGAAGTTTTACCACATGCTGAAGAACTTCACATTGTGTCAAGATGTATAAACTCATTAGCAATGAAAGCTTGTACTGATACAAAGTTATTTAATTGGCCTGTTTCTGAAAATGGTCAAGAGGGTACTACAGGCGCGGATATATGGAATGGTATAAGCGTTGAAAAGAGGATACAGCCCTTGACAGATGACTGGTGGTACGAAGATGTGTCGTTCCTTAGCTTACCTCTTTACAAACGATTGATTCAGGCGGTTGAAGCCGGAGGAATGAGGCCTGAAAATGTAGCAGGTGCCCTTGTGTTTTATGCCAAGAAATATATCCCTTTGATGAATAGACAAGCAAGTTTCAAGGATGCTACTAGCCATACTAAATCAGGTTCAACAATTTCCACTCCATCAGAGGCAGACCAAAGGGTACTTCTTGAGGAGATAATGGAATTGCTACCAAATCAAAAAGGAGTAACAGAAACCAG GTTTCTTCTTAGGCTGCTCCGAACTGCTATGATGTTACAAGCAAGTCCCTCCTGCAGGGAAAATTTGGAGAGAAGAGTGGGATTGCAGTTAGATCAAGCTGCATTAGATGATGTGCTAATACCAAATATGGGATATTCAGTGGAAACTTTATATGACATAGACTGTTTTCAGAGAATTCTGGACCATTTTATGTCAATAGACCAGGCTTCTTCTGCACCTTCTCCTTGTATTATAGAAGAAAGTCAATTGATGGAAGGTTCACTTCCCTTGACTTCATTAACAAAGGTATCAAATTTGGTGGATTCATATCTCGCAGAGGTGGCGCCGGATGTTAATTTCAAGTTTCCAAAGTTTCAGTCTCTTGCTGCTACAATCCCAGATTTTGCTAGGCCACTTTCTGATGGTATTTATCGGGCAATTGATATATACTTGAAG GCACATCCTTGGCTCACAGACTCAGAAAGAGAGCAAATCTGCAGACTGATGAATTGCCAGAAGCTGTCATTAGAGGCTTGCACACACGCTGCTCAAAACGAGAGGCTACCTCTTAGGGTCATAGTTCAAGTCTTGTTCTTTGAACAGCTTCGGCTACGAACATCAATATCAGGATGGTTTTTTGTCTCTGATAATCTTGACAACTCTCAAAGTAGTATTCGCAGAGGCAACCATGACACGAACACAGCAAATGACAGGGGATCAAGCATCGACGATATGAGGGAGCGTGTTGCAGAGCTAGAAAAGGAATGTAACAGCATGAAACAGGAGTTTAAAAAGGTagtaaaaacaaagaaaaggtggAATGTGTTTTGTGGGAAGAAATCTCAGTGTGACTTGAATACAGTAAAGCCCTGTAAAATACAACCTCCACCTGTTAATGAGCATAAAAATCACAAGAAGGGAGAGACTTAA